One Bosea sp. 124 genomic window, CCATGCCAAGGGGTTGCTCGGCGCCTCCGCCAGCGTGCTCGACACCGCACTCGAGGTCGGGCTCTCGGGACCGGGTCGGCTGCACGATCTCTTCGTGACGCATGAGGCGATGTCGCCGGGCGAGTGGAAAACCGGCGGCGAGGGCCTCGCGCTCGCTTACGGCTTCCACACCTCCCCTTTCGGCGAGGCGCTGATCGTCGCGACGGATCGCGGGCTTGCCGGGCTCGGCTGGGTGTCCGACGGGCTCGACGGCGGCAAGGTCGTCGGCGGCCGGGCGGAGGCTCTGGCCGACATGATGCGGCGCTGGCCCCATGCCGACTACCGCTTCGACCCGCAGGCGACCGCGCCCTATGCCGCCCGCATCTTCGACCCCTCCGCCTGGTCGGCCCAGACGCCGCTGCGCGTCGTGCTGATCGGCACAGATTTCGAGGTCAGGGTATGGGAGACGCTGCTGCGGATTCCGGTCGGGCGCGCCACCACCTATGGCGACGTCGCCTGCCATATCGGCAAGCCCACGGCTTCGCGGGCCGTTGGCATGGCGGTGGGCAAGAACCCGATCTCCTTCGTGGTGCCCTGCCACCGCGTCATCGGGAAATCCGGTGCGCTGACCGGCTATCACTGGGGCCTGACGCGCAAGCGTGCCATCCTCGGCTGGGAGGCCGGCCAGACGGCAGGCTGAACCGCCGGATCAATCCCTCAGATACATGTCCCAGCAGGGCGAAAGCGCGATCAACCTGCGACCTGCCAGGGCCTCCGCGAAATGCTGGCGGATGGCCTCGCGGGACGTCGTCGGCGGGCATTTCGGGGCGAGGATCGCGTCGGTTCTGGCCAGTTCCGCCAGGGTGTCCGGTTCCAAGGCCGGCGTGCTGCGGCCGGGGTCCATGCCGATCGGGACATGGCGCGGCGGCGTCCGATCGAGCAGGCGGTTGAACGGATCGACGAAGTCCAGCGTCAGGAAGCCGTTGAGCCTGCGGCCATTGGCGGCCTCCCAGGCGCGGATGGCGGCGACGCCCTGCCGGACCTCGAGCAGCCAGGCCGCCTGATAGTCGATTTCGGAATAGAGGATGTAGGAAGGCGGCAGGTCGCGTTTCATCAGATCGCGATAGCTTGCCTGATGCGCGGCGTAGTGCTCCAGCATCCCGGCGGCGCGCGCGGCCATGTCGGCCTTCACGCTGACGCGGCCGAGCGGACCGAGTTCGGGCGCATCGAGCGCGACATGGCCGGCCGCGCCCAGCACGGCACGAACGCTGCGCTCGACGAAAATCACCGCGCTCGGCAGGGCCGTGGCCAGCGCGAGGACCAGGACGAGCGGCTTCAGCGCATCCTGCCGTTCGCGCCAGTCGAGCAGAATCAGCAGCAGGACCGGCCAGAGACCGATATATTCGAGCGAGCCGGTGTTCTGCGTCTCGAAGAAGGTCAGCGCGACCAGCGCGGCGGCGAGCCAGCCGAGATTGGAGGCGGCGAAACTGCGCAGCCCTTCCAGCGACGGCGCGATGCCCCCGCGCCAGGCGGATACCACCAGCGCGCCGATGAGCAGCAGGCAGGGACCGACGACGTTGAACTTGACCGAGGCGACGGTGAGGAAGCGCGGCAGCAGCGCGCCGGTGTTGAGGGCGAGCAGCGCCAGGATGTCGGCGATATAGGCCCGCACCAGCCCGGTCGCGAGATCGAGTACCCCGAGCGCGCCCAGCACCAGCGCCGCAGCGATGGTGGCGTCGCGCAGCCGCAGTCGCCCGGCTATCACGGCATAGCCGACCAGCATGGCGCCGGTGACGGCGCCGGTGATCTTGACCAGGAACAGCGCCAGCATCAGCGCCGCGACCAGCCCGATCGTCAGCCGCCGGGCCTGAACGAAGAGCAACGTCGCGATCAGCAAGTAGAGCAGCAAGGCGACATGACGGTTGTAGTGCCCGTAGCCGTCGAAGCCCGGCATCGGGTAGAGCCCATGCAGGTTGATCGGCAATGAGGCGAAAAGCAGGAAGGGCAGCAGCAGCGCCAGCGCCATCCGGCGCGAAAGCGTGGCGACATCGGCGCAGAGCAGGGCTGCGACCGGCAGCAGCACCGGCAACAGCGCCCAGTTGGCGAGCAACATCGGCTGGGCGCGCGGGAACAGCGCATCGAGCAGGGCTGCGCCGTAATAGCCGAGCGGGCCCACCGGAGCGAAGAAATCGAGGCTCGGGATTTGCCCCATGCGGATGCGCTGGATCGCATCGAGATAGACCGCGGTGTCCCAGGCATTCGGACCGAGCGGCAGGCGCAGCGGCAGGCAGAGAGCCGCGGCGGCCGCGAGTGCGAAAACCACGATCCACAGGGCCGGCGTCCCGGCGAGACGGGCCAGACTGGCGGACCGCCGCTGCGGCGAAGCCAGCGGCGCACCGAGATTTCCGACCGACATGCCGCGCCTTCCGAATCCTTCGAGCAGGCACCGAACTTGCCGGACAAACCTTACCCGGAGCCTGCCGCGATCGTCGAAAGACCGAGATTTCGCCCGACCGCCCAGGCAAATCGTCGAAACTGGTTTCCGGACCGGTTAACTTCGCGCGATCTCGGCGAAACGCTCCGGCAGCACGAAGCCATGGCCCAGCGGATCGTCCGCCTCGATGACGAAGGTGCCCTCGCCGGCAAAATGGCTCGAGCCACCGACGGCGACGGTGACCGCGCCGGGCGCCGGGCCCTCGACACCGCCCAGCACGCAGCCGGTGAAGGTCCCGCCGGTGATGCTACGGACATGCCGTGTCCGTCCCGCCGAAACGAGGCCCTTGGCATGATCCAGCGCCATCCGCGCGGTGACGCCCGAGCCGGTCGGCGAACGGTCGATCTGGCGCTCGGCGAAGATGCAGAGATTGAAGCTGGTCTCGCCCGGGCCGGCCTCGTCGGTGACGATTGTGCCATAGAGGAAACCGAGATCGGGCTCGGTCGGATGGGTGACGGCAAACGTCGCGCGTACCCTGTCGGTGAGAGCCGCCGCCGCATCGGTCAACGCCGCGACCGGGCTCTCGAACAGATCGAGCCCGAAACGGGACGCCGGCAGGATGCAGTAGAATGCGCCGCCATAGGCGATATCGGTGGTGAGAGCCCCGAAACCCGGGACCTCGACGACGAGATCGCGGGCCAAGACGAAGGCCGGCACGCTCTCGAAAACGACGCTCTCGACCTTGCCGTCGCGAACCGCGCATTCCAGCCGCAGCAGGCCGCAGGGGGCCTCGATGGCAAAGCGGGTCACGGGCTCGACCGCGGGCACCAGCCCGTGCTCGATCGCATAGCGGCCGAGCGCGATCGTCGCGTGGCCGCACATGGTCGAATAGCCTTCGTTATGTGTGAACAGCACGCCGAAGGCCGCGTCGCGATGAGAGGCTGCGACCGGGATGACGCCATACATGCCGGCATGGCCGCGCGGCTCCAGCATCATCGCCCGGCGGAGATGATCGTGGTTCTCGCGCGCATCGCGGCGCTTTTCGAGAATCGTCGCGCCCTTCAGCTCCGGATAGCCGCCGGTGACGATGCGCACCGGCTCGCCGCAGGTGTGATAGTCGAGATAGCTCAGGCGCATCGTCGCGGTCCCGGTGTCAAATGGCGGTTCGGCGCGGCGGATCGCAGCCGGGTCTGGTGCAGGTATCCGCCGCAACGGCACAGGCGAAGGCCAGCGCGGCCTGGAGATCGTCACGCAACGCGTCGGTGAAGCCCCGCCCGAGCCGACCGCGGGCTGCCAGCACCGCGAGAAAGCCGCCGATGAAGGTATCGCCCGCACCGACCGTGTCGACCACCGTGACCGGCGGCGCGGCAGCGGCGAGCGCCTCTTTCGGGCCGTAGCAGATGGCTCCGTCGGGTCCTTGCGTGACGAGGACGAGACGGGCGCCGAGCGCGTGCCAGCGCTGCGCGGTCGTCTCCGCGGATTCGCCCGGATACAGCCAGGCGAGGTCGTCGAGGCTCGCCTTGACGATGTCGGCCTGAGCGATGCGCGCCTCGATCAGGGCCAGCGCCCGGCCGCGCTCCGGCAGGACGGAGGCGCGGATGTTGACGTCGTAGCTCATCGTCGCCCCCGCCGCGCGGGCGCTCGCGGCCAGCGCCGCCACGGCCTCGGCCGAGGCACCGACGGTGGCGCCGAAGGACGCGGCGTGAAGATGGGCGGCGCCGGGTGGCATGTGGCGCGGCGTGCCCTCCGGCTCGGCATGGGCCGTGCCGTCGAGATACAGGGCGAATTCCGGGACACCGCCGGGGCCGAGCGGCGCGACGATGGCGACCGCGCTCGGCAGGCGGCTGTCATGGATCTGCGCCGCGCCGATGCCCTCTCGCCGCAGCGCATCGCGGAAGCGGCGGCCGAGAGCGTCGGTGGAGAGCGCCCCGGCATAGGCCGGCCGCGCGCCGAAGCGGGCGAGCGCCAGCGCCGCGTTGAAGCCGGAGCCGCCCAGCACCGCCTCGTAGAGCCGCCCCTCGGCGTCGCGCGGGATGAAATCGCCGATCGCCTCGCCGACGACGAGGATGTCGGCTGCGCTCACAGCAGCCCGCGCTTGGCCAGGCTGCGCATCAAATGCGAGGTGCCGAAGGTCCAGGGCTCGCATTCGTCGGTGCGGCGCATGCGGTTGACCAGCGCGCCGAGCTCGGGCGCGGCGATGGTGACGACGTCACCGTATTTGTGGGTGAAGCCGCCGCCGGGCGTGTCGCGGTCCTTGATCGGCGCGAACATGGTGCCGAGATAGAGCGCCGCGCCGTCGGGATACTGGTGATGCGGGCCGATCATCTGCGCTGCAAGATCGGCGGGATCGCGGCTGATCTTGGCGATCGAGGACGAGCCTTCGAGCGTGAAGCCGTCCTCGCCCTCGACCGTCAGCGTGACCGTGGTGTTGCGGACATGGTCGAGCGTGAAGCCGGCATCGAACAGGCGGATGAAGGGGCCGACGGCGGCGGCCGCATTGTTGTCCTTGGCCTTGCCGAGCAGCAGGGCGGAGCGTCCCTCGACATCGCGCAGATTGACGTCGTTGCCAAGCGTGGCGCCGACGATACGCCCGTCCGACGCCACGACCAGCACGATCTCGGGCTCGGGATTGTTCCAGGTCGAGGCCGGGTGCAGGCCGGCATCGAAGCCCGTGCCGACCGAGGACATCGGCGGCGCCTTGGTGAAGATCTCAGCGTCGGGCCCGATGCCGACCTCGAGATACTGGCTCCAGGCGCCCTGCTTGATCAGCACCTCCTTGAGATGCATCGCCTCGGGCGAACCGGGCTTCAGCTTCGAGAGATCGTCGCCGATGAGCTTGCCGATCTCGGCGCGGATCGCCACGGCCGCCGCCGGATTGCCGCGTGCCTTCTCCTCGATGACGCGCTCCAGCATCGAGACCGCGAAGGTGACGCCGGCCGCCTTCACGACCTGAAGATCGAGCGGCGAGAGCAGCCAGGGCCTGCCAGCATCGCGACCGTCAACCGGGGTGTTCGCCAGAATCTCCGCAAGCGTCCCGATCGGCTCGCCCGGCGCCGCCCGCAGCGCCGCGGCCGGGTCCTTCGCCTCGCAGAGGTCGCGGCTGGTGGCAAAGGCGCGGCTGATGTCGATGAGCAGGCCGTCGCGCAAGGTCACGACCGCCGGGCCACCGACATCGGGGCGCCAGACGCGGCCGAGCAAGGTGGCAGCGGCAGCATCATTCGGCAGGGTCTGATCTGGCGTCAGCAAGAGGTTTGGCATGGCGGGGATCCGTCGAGGGCGCAATGGCCGGGGAGAACAGCGCCTTCCGGGCAAATGTGCAAGGGCCTCCGCACAGGGATGCGCCGATCAGGCGCTTGCGCCTGTCATGATTTTGTCATTGAAACGTCGCCCGCCCTTCATGCTAGCTTGCGCACCAACAAGAACAGCCGCCCAAAGCGAACCGAGGGCGGAAGGGAGATAATGATGACAGTGAAATCTCGCATCCTGATGTCCGTCGCCGCTTTCGCGCTCGCCGGTGCCGCGCCTGCGGCAGCCCAGACCGAAATCCAATGGTGGCATGCGCTGACCGGCGCCAACAACGATGTCGTCGTGAAACTGGCCGAGGATTTCAACGCCTCGCAAAAGGACTACAAGATCGTTCCGGCCTATAAGGGCTCCTATCCGGACACACTGAACGCCGGCATCGCCGCCTTCCGCGCTGGCACCGCCCCTCACATCCTGCAGGTCTTCGAGGTCGGCACCGGCACGATGATGTCCGCCAAGGGCGCCGTGAAACCCGTCCACGAGATGATGAAGGAAGCCGGCGAAGCATTCGATCCGAAGGCCTATCTGCCGGCGATCACCGGCTACTACTCGACGGCCAAGGGCGAGATGCTCTCGATGCCGTTCAACTCCTCCTCGATGGTGATGTGGTATAATAAGGACGCCTTCAAGAAGGCCGGCCTGAACCCCGACGCCCCGCCGAAGACCTGGCCCGAAGTGTTCGAAGCCGGCAAGAAATTGAAGGCGGCCGGCTTCGAGAAGTGCGGCTTCACCAATGCCTGGGCGCCCTGGGCCAACATCGAGCAGTTCGGCGCCTGGCACAACATTCCGCTGTCGACCAAGGTCAACGGCATGGACGGCTTCGACGCCGTGCTCAACTTCAACCAGAGCCCGCTCTTCCTGAAGCATTGGACCAATCTGGCCGAGCTGCAGAAGGCCGGCGTCTACGATTACTCCGGCCGCACCAACACCGGTGAAGGCCGCTTCACCTCGGGCGAATGCCCGATCATGCTGACCTCCTCGGGCTTCTTCGGCAACGTCAAGGCCAACGCCAAGTTCGACTGGGCCAATGCCGCGATGCCTTACTACCCCGAAGCCGCCGGCGCGCCGCAGAACTCGATCATCGGCGGCGCCTCGCTGTGGGTGATGGGTGGCAAGAAGGCCGACGAATACAAGGGCGTCGCCAAGTTCTTCACCTTCCTCTCCGATGTCGACCGGCAGGTGAAGCTGCACACCGAGTCGGGCTATCTGCCGATCACCAAGGCGGCCTATGAGAAGGTCAAGGCGTCGGGCTTCTACAAGGACAAGCCCTATCTCGAGACCCCGATCCTGGAGCTCAACAACAAGGAGCCGACGGACAACTCGAAGGGCCTGCGCTATGGCAGCCTCGTCCAGATCCGCGACATCTGGTCGGAGGAAATGGAAGCGGCGCTGAACGGCCAGAAGACCCCGAAGGCAGCGCTCGATGCCGCCGTCGAGCGCGGCAACCAGATGCTGCGCCAGTTCGAGCGCAGCGCGTCGCGCTGAGCTTCTTCGTCATTCCGGGGCGGCCCGAAGGGCCGAACCCGGAACCCACGACGGGGCAGGCCACCCGGACTGCTCCGTTGACATCTCTCACCCGGTCGTGGGTTCCGGGTTCTTCGCTTCGCGAAGCCCCGGAATGACATGAGTAGCGCTTGATGCAGAAGAACGCCTTCTTCAATGGATTGACGATTCCGCTGATGCTGCTCCTGCCGCAGCTCGCGATCACGGTCGTGTTCTTCTACTGGCCGGCCACCCAGGCCGTGTGGCAGAGCTTTCTCCTGCAAGACGCTTTCGGAACATCGACCGAATTCGTCTGGTTCGAGAACTACCAGCTTCTGTTCAGCGACCCTGGCTATCTTCGCGCCTTTATCAATACGGCGATCTTCTCGAGCTTCGTCTGCGTGCTCTCGCTCTCGCTGGCACTGCTTTTCGCGGTCATGGCGGACCGCCAGATCCGTGGCGCCGAGATCTACAAGACGCTGCTGATCTGGCCCTATGCGGTGGCGCCCGCCGTCGCAGGCGTGCTCTGGCTGTTCATGTTCGATCCTTCGCTGGGCATGCTGGCGCGCGGACTGTCGAATCTCGGCATCGCCTGGAATCCCCGCCTCAACGGCAATGACGCGATGCTGCTCGTCATCCTCGCCGCGACCTGGAAGCAGATCAGCTACAATTTCCTGTTCTTCCTCGCCGGCCTCCAGTCGATCCCCAAGAGCGTGATCGAGGCCGCCGTGATCGACGGCGCGCGGCCGATGCGGCGCTTCTGGACGATCGTCTTCCCGCTGCTCTCGCCGACGACCTTCTTTCTGCTCGTCGTCAACATCGTCTACGTCTTCTTCGACACCTTCGGCATCATCGACACCGTCACCGGCGGCGGCCCATCGGGCGCGACCGAGACACTGGTCTACAAGGTCTTCGCGGACGGCAAGGGCGGCTCGAACCTCGGCGGCTCGGCGGCCCAATCGGTCGTGCTGCTGGTCATGGTGATCGCGATGACCGCCGTGCAGTTCAAGTTCATCGAGCGCAGGGTCAGCTACTGATGGTCGAGGACCGGCGTCTCGGCGATCTGATCGCCTATATCATCCTGACGATCGGCGTGCTGATCGTCGCCTTCCCGGTCTGGCTGACCTTCGTCGCCTCGACCTGGGATGCAGCCACCATCATCAACGGCAAGCTGCCGCTCTATCCGGGACCGTATTTCCTGGAAAACTACAACCGCATCCTGTTCATCGGCACCTCGGGCACGACGCGCGAGCCGGTGCTCGGCATGATGCTGAACTCGTTCATCATGGCGATGGCCATCGCGCTGGGCAAGATCTTCATCTCGGTGCTCTCGGCCTATGCGGTGGTCTATTACCGCTTCCCGTTCCGGATGGCAGCGTTCTGGATCATCTTCGTCACGCTGATGCTGCCCGTGGAAGTCCGCATCTTCCCGACCTTCAAGGTCGTCTCCGATCTGCGCATGCTCG contains:
- a CDS encoding fumarylacetoacetate hydrolase family protein, encoding MPNLLLTPDQTLPNDAAAATLLGRVWRPDVGGPAVVTLRDGLLIDISRAFATSRDLCEAKDPAAALRAAPGEPIGTLAEILANTPVDGRDAGRPWLLSPLDLQVVKAAGVTFAVSMLERVIEEKARGNPAAAVAIRAEIGKLIGDDLSKLKPGSPEAMHLKEVLIKQGAWSQYLEVGIGPDAEIFTKAPPMSSVGTGFDAGLHPASTWNNPEPEIVLVVASDGRIVGATLGNDVNLRDVEGRSALLLGKAKDNNAAAAVGPFIRLFDAGFTLDHVRNTTVTLTVEGEDGFTLEGSSSIAKISRDPADLAAQMIGPHHQYPDGAALYLGTMFAPIKDRDTPGGGFTHKYGDVVTIAAPELGALVNRMRRTDECEPWTFGTSHLMRSLAKRGLL
- a CDS encoding methylated-DNA--[protein]-cysteine S-methyltransferase, producing the protein MPSEADFPSTAPGSDYDTVRRILAYITEHWRNQPTIEAIAEAAGATPTDVHHLFRRWCGLTPKAFLQAITLDHAKGLLGASASVLDTALEVGLSGPGRLHDLFVTHEAMSPGEWKTGGEGLALAYGFHTSPFGEALIVATDRGLAGLGWVSDGLDGGKVVGGRAEALADMMRRWPHADYRFDPQATAPYAARIFDPSAWSAQTPLRVVLIGTDFEVRVWETLLRIPVGRATTYGDVACHIGKPTASRAVGMAVGKNPISFVVPCHRVIGKSGALTGYHWGLTRKRAILGWEAGQTAG
- the ugpE gene encoding sn-glycerol-3-phosphate ABC transporter permease UgpE, whose product is MVEDRRLGDLIAYIILTIGVLIVAFPVWLTFVASTWDAATIINGKLPLYPGPYFLENYNRILFIGTSGTTREPVLGMMLNSFIMAMAIALGKIFISVLSAYAVVYYRFPFRMAAFWIIFVTLMLPVEVRIFPTFKVVSDLRMLDTYQGLAVPLIASATGTLLFRQFFMTIPDELLEASKIDGAGPFRFFKDTLIPLSITTIAALFVIQFIYGWNQYLWPLLVTTKDSMQTIVIAIKKMIVTSDALTEWQLAMATAMLAMLPPVLVVILMQRLFVKGLVETEK
- a CDS encoding PfkB family carbohydrate kinase — encoded protein: MSAADILVVGEAIGDFIPRDAEGRLYEAVLGGSGFNAALALARFGARPAYAGALSTDALGRRFRDALRREGIGAAQIHDSRLPSAVAIVAPLGPGGVPEFALYLDGTAHAEPEGTPRHMPPGAAHLHAASFGATVGASAEAVAALAASARAAGATMSYDVNIRASVLPERGRALALIEARIAQADIVKASLDDLAWLYPGESAETTAQRWHALGARLVLVTQGPDGAICYGPKEALAAAAPPVTVVDTVGAGDTFIGGFLAVLAARGRLGRGFTDALRDDLQAALAFACAVAADTCTRPGCDPPRRTAI
- the ugpB gene encoding sn-glycerol-3-phosphate ABC transporter substrate-binding protein UgpB; protein product: MTVKSRILMSVAAFALAGAAPAAAQTEIQWWHALTGANNDVVVKLAEDFNASQKDYKIVPAYKGSYPDTLNAGIAAFRAGTAPHILQVFEVGTGTMMSAKGAVKPVHEMMKEAGEAFDPKAYLPAITGYYSTAKGEMLSMPFNSSSMVMWYNKDAFKKAGLNPDAPPKTWPEVFEAGKKLKAAGFEKCGFTNAWAPWANIEQFGAWHNIPLSTKVNGMDGFDAVLNFNQSPLFLKHWTNLAELQKAGVYDYSGRTNTGEGRFTSGECPIMLTSSGFFGNVKANAKFDWANAAMPYYPEAAGAPQNSIIGGASLWVMGGKKADEYKGVAKFFTFLSDVDRQVKLHTESGYLPITKAAYEKVKASGFYKDKPYLETPILELNNKEPTDNSKGLRYGSLVQIRDIWSEEMEAALNGQKTPKAALDAAVERGNQMLRQFERSASR
- a CDS encoding proline racemase family protein, coding for MRLSYLDYHTCGEPVRIVTGGYPELKGATILEKRRDARENHDHLRRAMMLEPRGHAGMYGVIPVAASHRDAAFGVLFTHNEGYSTMCGHATIALGRYAIEHGLVPAVEPVTRFAIEAPCGLLRLECAVRDGKVESVVFESVPAFVLARDLVVEVPGFGALTTDIAYGGAFYCILPASRFGLDLFESPVAALTDAAAALTDRVRATFAVTHPTEPDLGFLYGTIVTDEAGPGETSFNLCIFAERQIDRSPTGSGVTARMALDHAKGLVSAGRTRHVRSITGGTFTGCVLGGVEGPAPGAVTVAVGGSSHFAGEGTFVIEADDPLGHGFVLPERFAEIARS
- the ugpA gene encoding sn-glycerol-3-phosphate ABC transporter permease UgpA, which produces MQKNAFFNGLTIPLMLLLPQLAITVVFFYWPATQAVWQSFLLQDAFGTSTEFVWFENYQLLFSDPGYLRAFINTAIFSSFVCVLSLSLALLFAVMADRQIRGAEIYKTLLIWPYAVAPAVAGVLWLFMFDPSLGMLARGLSNLGIAWNPRLNGNDAMLLVILAATWKQISYNFLFFLAGLQSIPKSVIEAAVIDGARPMRRFWTIVFPLLSPTTFFLLVVNIVYVFFDTFGIIDTVTGGGPSGATETLVYKVFADGKGGSNLGGSAAQSVVLLVMVIAMTAVQFKFIERRVSY